A window from Alkalicoccobacillus plakortidis encodes these proteins:
- the htpX gene encoding protease HtpX — protein sequence MGKRILLFLLTNILIMTTVVIVWGLLVNFTSLDLNFRNDSALGINLPAVMIFSLIIGFGGAFISLAMSRWVAKMMMKVKVLNPDESLTQAERAIVEKVHRLSRAAGLAHMPEVGIYQSAEVNAFATGPSKKRSLVAVSSGLLQTMDDAAVEGVIAHEVAHVANGDMVTMTLLQGVVNTFVVFLSRVIAMIASRFVRPELQFVVQFAAIIILQILFSILGSMVVSAYSRHREFHADRGGADLAGNDKMIHALRSLKQYANRAVANDRTDDSAIQTMKISGKGGMMKLLSTHPDLNDRIARLEQR from the coding sequence TTGGGCAAGCGTATTCTACTCTTTTTATTAACCAATATTTTGATTATGACAACCGTTGTCATCGTTTGGGGATTACTTGTTAATTTCACAAGCCTTGATTTAAACTTTAGAAATGACAGCGCACTAGGCATCAATCTTCCTGCTGTGATGATCTTTAGTTTGATTATTGGTTTTGGGGGAGCCTTCATTTCATTGGCTATGTCAAGATGGGTAGCCAAAATGATGATGAAAGTAAAAGTCTTGAATCCAGACGAATCACTTACACAAGCAGAACGTGCCATCGTTGAGAAGGTTCATCGCCTTTCACGCGCAGCTGGTTTGGCTCACATGCCAGAAGTTGGGATTTATCAGTCAGCTGAGGTTAACGCCTTCGCAACTGGCCCATCAAAAAAACGTTCATTAGTAGCCGTATCTTCAGGCTTACTTCAAACGATGGATGATGCTGCAGTTGAGGGTGTAATCGCTCACGAGGTTGCTCACGTAGCAAACGGAGACATGGTTACCATGACCCTACTTCAAGGCGTTGTGAATACATTTGTTGTATTCTTATCACGAGTAATCGCAATGATCGCTTCTCGTTTTGTCCGTCCAGAATTACAGTTTGTTGTGCAATTTGCAGCGATCATTATTCTGCAAATTCTCTTCTCGATTCTTGGTAGTATGGTTGTCAGCGCCTACTCACGCCATCGTGAATTTCACGCAGACCGTGGCGGGGCAGACCTTGCTGGTAACGACAAAATGATTCATGCACTCCGTTCATTAAAACAATACGCTAATCGCGCTGTTGCAAATGATCGTACCGATGATTCAGCCATTCAAACAATGAAAATTAGTGGTAAGGGCGGAATGATGAAACTTTTATCTACTCACCCTGACCTAAATGATCGTATCGCTCGTTTAGAGCAACGTTAA
- a CDS encoding UbiD family decarboxylase, with product MYQNLEETIIDLEKHGHLVRIKEEVDPYLEMASIQRRVYQQGGPAILFENVKGSKYRAVSNLFGTPERSKFMFRKNWEDIKELVELRDDPMKAAKHPIKNAGKGLAALKALPQKKSSLSGAGFEEISISDLPPIHSWPMDGGAFVTLPQVYSEDPSNPGIKSANVGMYRVQLTGNEYEPNKEIGLHYQIQRGIGVHQTEAAKKGEPLKVSIFVGGPPAHTLSAVMPLPEGLSETLFAGLLAGRRFRYSYEDGYCVSHDADFVITGEIYPDETKPEGPFGDHLGYYSLIHEFPVLKVHKVYAKQNAIWPFTVVGRPPQEDTSFGAIIHELTGKAVTQELPGVKEVHAVDAAGVHPLLFALGSERYTPYQKVKQPTELLTIANRVLGFGQLSLAKYLFITAEEDQPISTHDELAFLRYVLERMDLRRDLHFYTNTTIDTLDYSGTGLNSGSKVVFAAYGEKKRTLCGSVPEELVALQSVKNAELVTPGVVSFELNPFVSYDQAAQELEQLTKELAEAGSLSSCPLLILADDSRFVSETKDNFLWTTFTRSNPSHDIYGVNSFTEHKHWGCDAVIIDARIKPHHAPPLVENDEVERRIDRFFGDNGVFKA from the coding sequence ATGTATCAAAACCTAGAAGAAACGATTATAGATTTAGAGAAACACGGACATCTTGTTCGTATAAAAGAAGAGGTTGACCCATATCTTGAGATGGCTTCAATTCAGCGTAGAGTTTATCAGCAGGGTGGACCAGCTATCTTGTTTGAGAACGTGAAGGGATCAAAATATCGTGCCGTTTCCAACTTATTTGGTACTCCCGAACGTAGTAAATTTATGTTCCGAAAAAATTGGGAGGATATTAAAGAGTTAGTAGAATTACGTGATGATCCAATGAAGGCGGCCAAACACCCGATTAAGAATGCAGGTAAGGGACTGGCTGCACTCAAGGCTTTGCCGCAAAAGAAATCAAGTCTTTCTGGCGCTGGATTTGAGGAAATCTCAATTTCTGATTTGCCACCAATTCATTCCTGGCCAATGGATGGAGGGGCATTTGTTACTTTGCCACAAGTATATAGTGAAGACCCATCTAATCCTGGTATAAAAAGTGCCAATGTTGGCATGTATAGAGTACAGTTAACAGGAAATGAATACGAGCCTAATAAAGAAATTGGGCTTCATTACCAGATTCAACGAGGTATTGGAGTGCACCAAACAGAGGCAGCTAAAAAAGGAGAGCCACTCAAAGTTAGTATTTTTGTTGGTGGACCACCTGCACATACTCTCTCTGCAGTGATGCCGCTACCAGAAGGATTAAGCGAAACGCTGTTTGCTGGGCTATTGGCGGGACGTAGATTCCGCTATAGCTATGAAGATGGCTACTGTGTTAGTCATGACGCTGATTTTGTGATTACCGGTGAAATTTATCCGGATGAAACAAAACCAGAGGGTCCGTTTGGTGACCATCTTGGTTATTACAGCTTAATTCATGAATTTCCGGTTCTGAAGGTTCATAAAGTATATGCAAAACAAAATGCAATCTGGCCATTTACCGTGGTGGGCCGTCCTCCGCAAGAGGATACCAGCTTTGGTGCAATTATTCATGAGTTAACAGGAAAAGCTGTCACCCAAGAACTCCCTGGTGTGAAAGAGGTTCATGCTGTTGATGCAGCCGGTGTGCACCCGCTTTTATTTGCACTAGGAAGTGAACGGTATACGCCTTATCAAAAGGTTAAGCAGCCAACAGAACTTTTGACGATTGCTAACCGAGTGCTCGGATTCGGGCAGTTGAGCTTGGCGAAGTATTTGTTTATTACAGCAGAAGAGGATCAGCCAATTAGTACACATGATGAGCTAGCCTTTTTGCGGTATGTCTTAGAACGAATGGATCTTCGGCGCGATCTTCACTTCTATACAAATACAACCATTGATACACTCGATTATAGCGGAACGGGTTTAAATAGCGGAAGTAAGGTTGTATTTGCTGCGTATGGTGAGAAAAAACGTACTCTTTGTGGCTCAGTACCAGAAGAACTCGTAGCGCTTCAATCTGTAAAAAATGCGGAACTTGTCACACCGGGAGTTGTTAGTTTTGAATTGAACCCGTTTGTTAGTTACGATCAAGCAGCTCAAGAGCTTGAGCAACTGACAAAAGAATTAGCTGAAGCAGGTAGCTTAAGCTCATGTCCGTTGCTTATTTTGGCCGATGATAGTCGTTTCGTAAGCGAGACTAAGGATAACTTCCTCTGGACCACATTTACAAGAAGCAATCCATCACATGATATCTATGGTGTGAACAGCTTTACAGAGCATAAGCACTGGGGATGTGATGCAGTCATTATTGATGCAAGAATTAAGCCACATCATGCACCACCTCTTGTCGAAAACGATGAAGTTGAACGTCGAATCGATCGTTTTTTCGGGGATAATGGTGTATTTAAAGCATAA
- a CDS encoding zinc-dependent alcohol dehydrogenase, which translates to MLGICGTDLSIFAGTHPRAQENLTMGHEFSGTIENGHPSLPAGTKVTVNPLLSCGQCTPCTTGHPHVCETLKLIGIDCDGGMAEFVDVPVGNIVTLPEQMPLEVGALAEPVAVTVHAIRQGGYTPGDRALVFGAGTIGLCLALTLRATGASEVVIVETNAHRLKKAEELGFVAINPLDTPVMDFVNTQTNGSGYDCVFDCAGHPAVLANVMESVRVRGKIVIIAGYKKPAEVNLLKGMFKELSIQFVRVYTDKDFDIALDLLMKHDQYQAIITHTLPPEEAKEGFDLLTQSSDAVKVLFDFTGEA; encoded by the coding sequence ATGCTTGGAATCTGTGGAACAGACTTAAGTATTTTTGCGGGAACCCACCCACGTGCTCAAGAGAATCTAACGATGGGCCATGAATTTTCGGGGACAATAGAGAATGGACACCCTTCCCTTCCTGCTGGTACTAAGGTTACGGTTAACCCATTACTCTCTTGCGGTCAGTGTACACCGTGTACGACTGGACACCCGCATGTTTGCGAAACTCTTAAGCTAATTGGAATTGATTGTGACGGTGGAATGGCTGAATTTGTTGATGTACCTGTTGGAAATATTGTCACCCTACCTGAGCAGATGCCACTTGAGGTCGGTGCGCTTGCTGAACCAGTTGCTGTAACGGTTCATGCGATTCGCCAAGGAGGTTACACGCCAGGAGATCGTGCATTAGTATTTGGAGCAGGTACAATCGGCTTATGTCTGGCTTTGACGTTAAGAGCAACAGGTGCATCAGAAGTCGTTATTGTTGAGACCAATGCTCACCGACTAAAAAAAGCTGAAGAGTTAGGGTTTGTCGCTATTAATCCATTAGATACTCCTGTTATGGATTTTGTTAACACTCAAACAAACGGATCAGGGTATGACTGTGTATTTGATTGTGCAGGACACCCCGCAGTTCTTGCAAATGTTATGGAATCTGTAAGAGTTAGAGGTAAGATTGTGATCATAGCTGGCTATAAAAAACCTGCAGAAGTGAATCTACTAAAAGGAATGTTTAAAGAGCTGTCAATCCAATTTGTTCGTGTGTATACAGATAAGGATTTTGATATTGCTTTAGATTTATTAATGAAACATGATCAATATCAAGCGATTATCACACATACATTACCCCCAGAAGAGGCAAAAGAGGGCTTTGATTTGTTAACGCAATCATCAGATGCCGTAAAAGTATTATTTGATTTTACAGGGGAGGCGTAA
- a CDS encoding TRAP transporter large permease, which yields MALQAALILFTVVGVMLVLGVPISISVGLGSMLAIISIVGLNQGLIVSAQRMFIGMNSFTLLAIPFFVLAGVIMNNGGMALRLINCAKVISGRMPGSLAHTNVVANMLFGSISGSAVASAAAVGQTMGPLQEKEGYKKEFSAAVNIGSAPAGMIIPPSNTLIVYSLASGGTSIAALFIAGYLPGILWGLACMAVIFFMARKKNMPRSESVTFKQALKVFAQAIPSLMLIVIVIGGIVGGVFTATEGSAIAVIYSLLLSFIYRTVKVKDLPLIFLTATRTTVIVIFLIGVSMIMSWVMAYTNIPSLLANSLFGFTDNIIIILLIMNIVLLLIGTFLDPTPAILIFTPIFWPIAQSYGVDPVHFGIMIVFNLSIGTITPPMGPVLFVGSKVAGLKLEHVIKPLMPFFVVTVAVLLLVTFIPELSLIVPELLGLFD from the coding sequence ATAGCATTACAGGCTGCTCTAATCTTATTCACTGTAGTTGGTGTCATGCTTGTCTTAGGTGTACCAATCAGTATTAGTGTAGGATTGGGTTCGATGCTTGCAATCATCAGCATCGTAGGATTGAATCAAGGTTTAATCGTTTCGGCTCAACGAATGTTTATTGGAATGAACTCTTTTACTCTTCTTGCTATTCCATTCTTTGTTTTAGCAGGAGTCATTATGAATAATGGAGGAATGGCTCTTCGTCTCATAAATTGTGCGAAGGTTATAAGTGGAAGAATGCCTGGGTCTCTTGCTCACACAAACGTAGTAGCTAATATGTTATTTGGGTCAATTAGTGGCTCTGCTGTAGCATCGGCTGCGGCTGTAGGTCAGACAATGGGTCCACTTCAAGAAAAGGAAGGCTACAAAAAAGAATTCAGTGCGGCTGTTAATATTGGATCCGCTCCTGCAGGGATGATTATTCCTCCTAGTAACACATTAATTGTTTATTCACTGGCAAGTGGAGGGACTTCGATTGCCGCTTTATTTATTGCTGGTTACCTACCTGGAATCCTTTGGGGACTAGCTTGTATGGCTGTTATTTTCTTTATGGCTAGAAAGAAAAATATGCCTCGCTCTGAATCTGTTACATTTAAGCAAGCACTTAAGGTCTTTGCACAGGCTATACCTAGTCTGATGTTGATTGTGATTGTTATAGGTGGGATTGTAGGTGGAGTATTTACAGCTACAGAAGGATCAGCCATTGCTGTTATTTATTCGTTATTGCTCTCCTTTATCTACCGAACGGTTAAGGTTAAGGATCTACCATTAATTTTCTTAACGGCCACTCGAACAACGGTTATTGTTATTTTCTTGATTGGGGTATCAATGATTATGTCGTGGGTGATGGCCTATACAAATATTCCATCTTTATTAGCTAATTCATTATTTGGTTTTACAGATAACATCATTATTATTCTATTGATTATGAACATTGTTCTTCTATTAATCGGGACGTTCCTAGATCCCACCCCTGCGATTTTGATCTTCACACCAATTTTCTGGCCAATTGCTCAGAGCTATGGTGTTGATCCGGTTCACTTTGGGATCATGATTGTCTTTAACTTAAGTATTGGAACGATTACGCCTCCAATGGGACCTGTATTATTTGTAGGATCAAAAGTTGCCGGATTAAAACTGGAACATGTCATTAAGCCTTTAATGCCGTTTTTTGTGGTAACAGTAGCTGTATTATTACTCGTAACGTTTATTCCGGAGCTGTCTTTAATAGTCCCTGAATTATTAGGATTGTTTGATTAA
- a CDS encoding TRAP transporter small permease, translated as MNKIKLLLDKVLSIFSISLFVFLVALVTWQVATRFLFNAPSSFSEELAKYCFVWLALFGGAFVFGEKGHMAIDFIKEKFSEPVQYGLNWMIEIVTIVFTLLVMFVGGLQLVIITWSQTSASLGVPIGFLYSAIPISGLFIILYSIANLYALTGKRSF; from the coding sequence ATGAATAAGATCAAGCTACTATTAGATAAGGTGCTTAGTATATTCAGTATCTCATTGTTTGTGTTTCTTGTAGCACTAGTAACCTGGCAAGTTGCAACACGATTTCTCTTTAATGCACCAAGTTCATTTTCTGAGGAATTGGCAAAGTATTGTTTTGTTTGGTTGGCGTTATTTGGAGGAGCCTTTGTATTTGGTGAAAAGGGACATATGGCGATTGATTTTATTAAAGAAAAATTTTCCGAACCTGTTCAATACGGTTTAAATTGGATGATTGAGATTGTGACAATTGTTTTCACGCTGCTGGTTATGTTTGTAGGTGGCTTACAGCTGGTTATTATTACCTGGTCGCAGACATCTGCCTCTCTAGGGGTTCCAATCGGATTTCTTTATAGCGCAATTCCGATCAGTGGGTTGTTTATTATTTTATATAGTATAGCTAATTTGTATGCGCTTACAGGTAAGCGGAGCTTCTAA
- a CDS encoding TRAP transporter substrate-binding protein, which yields MKRFLAVGAGSILLLAGCSSDTVSVGAVETPQTDAKIIRISFNQPESNPQYIALEEMGERLKERTNGAYEVLIYPSELLGAQRESMEMVQVGAVDMAVVVGSLMENLVDEFAVFNLPYVFYSKEHQLDVLQNPEIVDDLYASVEDEGMKVLGAFHGGVRNVYNKDKPVETPDDLAGMKIRIIDSDTNIQMMSRMGGTGTPMGQGEVYTAIQSGVLDGGENNELIFSNLNHSEIAPYYSYTQHLMVPDYIIGHKNFVDGMSDEHQEIFMEEIQLAVNHQVELFDAEVEQAVQKAEEVGATFNEVDMDVFQEAVAPVIQSKLSTPESEKLYNDVQAAAESFK from the coding sequence ATGAAACGTTTCTTGGCAGTTGGAGCAGGTTCTATACTTTTACTAGCAGGTTGTTCTTCAGATACTGTCTCAGTCGGTGCGGTGGAAACGCCGCAAACCGACGCCAAAATTATTCGAATATCCTTTAATCAGCCAGAGAGTAATCCCCAATATATTGCTCTTGAAGAAATGGGTGAGCGATTAAAAGAGAGAACGAATGGCGCATACGAGGTGTTGATCTACCCTAGTGAGTTGTTAGGTGCACAGAGAGAGTCAATGGAGATGGTTCAGGTTGGGGCTGTTGATATGGCTGTTGTTGTTGGTAGTCTAATGGAAAATCTTGTGGATGAATTTGCTGTTTTTAATTTGCCATATGTTTTCTATTCAAAAGAACACCAACTAGATGTATTGCAAAATCCAGAAATTGTAGATGATTTGTATGCGTCGGTTGAAGACGAAGGTATGAAGGTTTTGGGTGCTTTTCACGGTGGGGTTCGAAATGTGTATAACAAGGATAAACCAGTTGAAACACCAGATGATCTAGCAGGAATGAAGATTCGAATCATAGATAGTGACACTAACATTCAGATGATGAGCCGAATGGGCGGGACAGGAACCCCTATGGGACAAGGGGAAGTGTATACTGCTATTCAATCGGGTGTATTAGATGGTGGAGAGAATAACGAGCTAATTTTCTCTAATTTAAATCATTCTGAAATCGCACCTTATTATTCATATACACAACACTTAATGGTACCAGATTATATTATCGGTCACAAAAATTTTGTAGACGGAATGTCTGATGAACATCAAGAAATTTTTATGGAAGAAATCCAATTAGCAGTAAATCATCAAGTTGAACTATTTGATGCAGAGGTAGAGCAGGCCGTTCAAAAAGCGGAAGAGGTCGGCGCTACATTTAATGAAGTGGACATGGACGTTTTTCAGGAAGCTGTAGCCCCAGTTATACAAAGTAAGCTCAGTACGCCTGAGTCTGAGAAATTATATAACGATGTGCAGGCTGCTGCAGAATCATTTAAGTAG
- a CDS encoding C-terminal binding protein: protein MEPKVYITDCDHEHIEYETKILEKNEIEFELKQCKTEEDLIKNCQGASVLINQYAPITREVLQALSDVKLVVRYGVGVNNVDLDVASELGVQVCNVPDYGTQEVADHALAFMLAFTRGIYKMVKGVKEGEWNYQHAVPLFRHSKQTVGVIGLGRIGAAFAQKASALGCRVIAYDPKYDQEKQNRMPEFVEYKSFEDLLTESDVISIHCPLDRAQNLIGADELKKMKNNAYLINVSRGGIINEEALEQALVNKDIAGAAVDVLEKEPVAKDHPILKLDNFLCTPHMGWYSEQAAVELKEKVALEAVRFLQGEPVHYPVNDLK from the coding sequence ATGGAACCTAAAGTATATATAACGGATTGTGACCATGAACATATTGAATATGAAACAAAAATTCTAGAGAAAAATGAGATTGAATTTGAGTTGAAACAGTGTAAAACCGAAGAAGATCTAATTAAGAATTGTCAGGGTGCAAGTGTGTTGATTAATCAATATGCACCTATCACACGAGAGGTTCTTCAAGCTTTGTCTGATGTAAAGCTGGTGGTTCGTTATGGTGTAGGAGTGAACAATGTAGACCTAGATGTTGCCAGTGAGCTTGGAGTTCAGGTGTGTAACGTTCCTGACTATGGAACTCAGGAAGTTGCGGATCATGCTTTGGCATTTATGTTGGCGTTTACACGCGGTATTTATAAGATGGTCAAAGGTGTAAAAGAAGGCGAATGGAACTATCAGCATGCTGTTCCGCTATTTCGTCACAGTAAACAAACAGTTGGTGTAATTGGTCTTGGTCGTATTGGTGCGGCATTTGCTCAGAAGGCTTCAGCGCTAGGATGTCGTGTGATTGCTTATGATCCTAAGTACGATCAAGAGAAGCAAAATAGAATGCCTGAGTTTGTTGAATATAAAAGCTTTGAGGATCTGCTGACGGAATCTGATGTGATCTCGATTCATTGTCCACTGGACCGTGCGCAGAACTTAATTGGAGCAGATGAATTAAAGAAAATGAAGAATAATGCTTACCTAATTAACGTCTCTCGTGGAGGAATCATTAATGAAGAGGCATTAGAGCAAGCATTAGTGAACAAAGACATTGCAGGAGCAGCTGTAGATGTGTTGGAGAAGGAACCTGTCGCAAAAGATCACCCAATTCTTAAGCTTGATAACTTCCTGTGTACTCCGCATATGGGCTGGTATTCAGAGCAGGCTGCTGTTGAGCTAAAAGAGAAGGTTGCTCTTGAAGCTGTGCGCTTTTTGCAGGGTGAGCCAGTTCACTATCCAGTTAATGACTTAAAGTAG
- a CDS encoding IclR family transcriptional regulator: MSTVQSVTRALSILNVLAEHPNGIKITTLASELELSKATVHRLLATLISSNYVRQDPDTERYKIGYQIVSLATHFLNHFDIIEVAKPHLTKLSNDINETVHLCIEDKGQALYIDKIESTQPIAMYSRIGTRAPMYCTAVGKVLLSGMSPTKYGEVVQEIQFNQVTTHTINSAESLATEIKLVKEQKYAIDEQEITEGVRCLAFPLYNFKGEIVASFSVSGPVNRITEQYLHDSLKEKMRETANTISRELGHLHSL, translated from the coding sequence ATGTCTACTGTCCAATCCGTCACCAGAGCTTTGTCTATACTGAACGTGCTTGCGGAGCATCCGAACGGAATAAAGATTACAACCCTTGCTTCAGAGCTAGAATTGTCAAAAGCAACAGTCCACCGACTTCTTGCGACATTAATATCGTCCAATTACGTACGACAGGACCCAGACACAGAACGCTACAAGATAGGCTATCAAATCGTTTCTCTAGCTACTCATTTTTTAAATCATTTTGATATTATTGAAGTTGCAAAACCACATCTAACAAAACTGTCCAACGATATTAATGAAACGGTCCACCTATGTATTGAAGATAAAGGACAAGCTTTATACATTGATAAAATAGAAAGTACACAGCCAATTGCGATGTATTCTCGTATTGGTACACGTGCGCCGATGTATTGTACTGCAGTTGGAAAGGTTCTCCTGTCCGGGATGTCTCCTACTAAATATGGAGAAGTGGTTCAAGAAATACAGTTCAATCAAGTGACAACTCACACGATTAACTCTGCTGAATCACTAGCCACTGAAATAAAGCTTGTGAAAGAGCAAAAATATGCGATCGATGAACAGGAGATTACAGAAGGTGTTCGGTGTCTAGCCTTTCCTTTATATAATTTTAAAGGAGAAATTGTAGCTAGCTTTAGTGTATCCGGCCCGGTAAATCGAATTACGGAACAGTATCTTCATGACTCATTAAAGGAAAAAATGAGAGAGACCGCTAATACAATTTCTCGTGAATTAGGCCATCTTCATAGTTTATAA
- the eutH gene encoding ethanolamine utilization protein EutH — MLINEGIMLMLTVFLGLGALDYCLGNKMGLGKAFQDGIGSMGSVALAMIGIITLAPIAAQFLIPVVSPLYILIGADPASFANTILALDMGGYALAEAMAIDPEAGLFSWVFLGTMLGPTIVFTLPIALSIIKKEDYAFFSKGILIGLGTIPLGCFVGAVFAGFEISMILLNLLIPILFSLIIMLGLWKKPDVCITLFIYFGKSIQFVGVIGLFIAGLELLTGYRVFQEMAPYSEGLMIVGTIAVVLAGAFPLVAFISTIFRKPLEKAGALIGLDGNSVTGLVASLAHVIPAFTLLHNMSAKGKVVVVAFSVSGAFVLGGHLGFVAGINRDMVIYMMIGKLVGGISAAVIALWFEREAV, encoded by the coding sequence ATTTTGATTAATGAGGGCATTATGCTCATGTTGACAGTTTTTCTAGGGCTAGGAGCTCTTGATTACTGTTTGGGTAATAAGATGGGACTCGGCAAAGCTTTTCAAGATGGAATAGGAAGTATGGGGTCAGTTGCCTTAGCGATGATTGGCATTATTACGTTAGCGCCAATTGCAGCACAGTTTCTTATACCCGTTGTTTCTCCCTTATACATACTGATTGGTGCGGATCCAGCATCGTTTGCTAATACAATCCTTGCGTTGGATATGGGCGGATATGCTTTGGCGGAAGCGATGGCGATTGATCCTGAAGCAGGCTTATTCTCATGGGTATTTCTTGGTACGATGCTAGGTCCTACCATTGTCTTTACCCTTCCAATTGCTTTATCAATCATAAAAAAAGAAGATTATGCATTTTTTTCAAAAGGAATTTTAATAGGACTTGGCACAATTCCGTTGGGCTGCTTTGTTGGTGCGGTTTTTGCAGGCTTTGAGATAAGTATGATCTTGCTAAATCTACTAATCCCAATCCTTTTTTCCTTGATTATTATGCTTGGTCTTTGGAAAAAGCCAGATGTATGCATTACTCTTTTTATCTACTTCGGAAAAAGTATTCAGTTTGTTGGTGTCATTGGTTTATTCATTGCTGGTTTAGAGCTACTCACTGGCTACAGAGTATTTCAAGAGATGGCGCCATATTCTGAAGGATTGATGATTGTTGGAACAATTGCAGTTGTACTAGCCGGCGCATTCCCTCTAGTAGCCTTTATTTCGACCATATTTCGCAAACCACTTGAAAAAGCTGGTGCTTTAATTGGCTTAGACGGGAATTCGGTTACGGGTCTAGTCGCCTCACTTGCTCATGTCATTCCAGCCTTCACCTTGTTACATAACATGTCTGCTAAAGGCAAAGTGGTAGTTGTTGCTTTTTCCGTTAGCGGTGCATTTGTACTGGGAGGACATCTTGGATTTGTAGCTGGTATTAATCGCGACATGGTGATTTATATGATGATTGGTAAGTTGGTAGGGGGAATAAGTGCTGCTGTTATAGCGTTGTGGTTTGAGAGGGAAGCAGTTTAG
- a CDS encoding zinc ribbon domain-containing protein produces MTCAKCGTTLSPESTYCENCGEHIATDQPSIEQQIPQQEEASTVEQVEKTPNETVEKITAVSKSYWQYFLAHLKAPTQKGMDSNHSNTSFAIINAALISIFFALTLFAQLSLRTSSMFGLSFTETFIPGLVFMLLLIGITTGGLFLAIKIVFKSEVDFKALFVKFGGVLPLPVALSVAAFISGLIGISELTSLFIGLLFLTIFALMVLTYQSYRKPGVDTNIDPLYGLVGLFAIVLILLSVIFSYMLAGVLVSMLM; encoded by the coding sequence ATGACTTGTGCAAAATGTGGAACAACACTATCACCAGAAAGTACATATTGCGAAAATTGCGGGGAGCACATTGCAACAGATCAACCCTCAATTGAACAACAGATCCCTCAACAAGAAGAGGCTAGTACGGTTGAGCAAGTAGAAAAAACACCTAATGAAACAGTTGAAAAAATAACAGCTGTAAGTAAAAGCTATTGGCAGTACTTCCTTGCTCACTTAAAGGCGCCAACTCAAAAAGGGATGGATTCGAACCACTCCAATACTAGTTTTGCCATCATTAACGCTGCACTTATTTCCATATTCTTTGCTTTGACTCTTTTTGCACAGCTTAGTCTACGTACGTCTAGTATGTTTGGTCTAAGCTTTACAGAGACCTTTATTCCTGGTCTAGTCTTTATGCTGCTCTTAATAGGCATTACTACAGGTGGCTTATTCCTAGCTATCAAAATAGTCTTTAAGTCTGAAGTAGATTTTAAAGCGCTATTCGTCAAATTTGGCGGGGTTTTACCTCTTCCTGTTGCATTGTCCGTTGCCGCTTTTATTAGTGGATTAATCGGCATTAGTGAGCTCACAAGTTTATTTATCGGCTTACTATTCTTAACCATTTTCGCACTGATGGTTTTAACCTATCAATCCTATCGCAAGCCCGGAGTCGACACGAACATTGATCCTTTATATGGGTTAGTTGGACTATTCGCGATCGTATTGATTCTACTATCTGTCATTTTTTCTTATATGTTAGCTGGGGTTTTGGTATCGATGTTGATGTAA